ATTTATCAATTGTACATGCTCTTGGATAGCAAGTGAGAACATGTGGATTCCCATGCTGATTGCAGAATCGTGTGAAACCATTTGTGCACCAAGAATTTCACGGCTATCTTTGTCAAAGACAATCTTGATGGCAACTTCATGGTTGTCATGCTTCATGAATTCTGGTTTTTGAAGATCGTTAAAGCCTGTTTCAGTTGCATTGTAACCAGCAGCTTTCGCTTTTTCAAGAGTCAAACCAGTTGAAACCATGTGAAGACCGTAGATAGAGATACCGTTTGAACCTTGAACACCGATACCTTCCAATTCATGTCCACAAGCATTGTAGGCACCAACGATACCAGTACGAACAGCGTTTGAAGCAAGCGCGATGTAGCTAGTGTCTTTACGAGCGTTGTCATAAACAGTCGCACAATCACCAACAGCAAATACACCAGGAAGTGAAGTTTCTTGTTTCTTGTCTACAAGGAAGGCACCGTTGCGGAAGAGTTCAATCTTGCCGTCAGCAAGAGCTGTGTTTGGACGGAAACCAACTGCAAGGATAACCATATCCACATCGAAAGTTTCTTTATCAGTAATCAAACGTTCTACTTTACCGTCACCCTCAATTGCTTTAACAGTTTGACCAAGCGCCAAGCGGATGTTGTGGTCTTCCAAGTTCTTCGCCATCATTTGTGTGAAGTCTTTGTCATAGTAACCGTTCAAGACAGTATCAACAATATCAACAAGGACAACTTCTTTTCCAAGACGTTCAAAGGCTTCAGCAAGTTCAACACCGATGTAACCACCACCAACAACGGCGATACGGTCAAGGTGCTGGCTCTTGTCAGCAAGTTTATTGATAACTTCTTCAGCGTTTTGGTACAATTTAACGAATTGTACATTTTCAAGAGTTGCTTTAAATTCGCGGTTTCCTTTAACAATTTCAACACCTTCGATTGGTGGCAAGATTGGTGTAGAACCTGTAGCGAAAATCAATTTCTCGTATGATTCTTTGTGCTCTTTCCCTTCAACTTCTGCTGTAACTACTTTGTTATCATAGTCGATTGAAAGAACTGGTGAGTTCATGTAAACCTTAGCACCTTTAGCTTCCAATTTTTCTTTATCAGAATAGAACAAGCCTTCAGCACCGTCGATTTGTTCACCAATCCAAAGGGCCATTCCACATCCTAGGAAAGAGATGTTAGAGTTTTGGTCAAATACAACGATTTCGTTCTCATTGCCAAAATTATCCAACATAGTATTAATACATGCTGTACCAGCGTGGTTAGCACCAACTACAACGATTTTACTCATAGAAAAATTCCTACCTTCATTTTTAAATTTACTCTTCTAGTATAACATTTACTGTTAGCGTTTACAAGAGTTTGGCTGATTTTTCCTATTTTTTTGTAAAAAATTGTAAATAATCTGTATCTTAACACGGATTCTTGCAATTTTTCTTCATTTCTTGAGCATACTTCTTGACATCTTTACAAATTTTATTTGTGAAAACGCTGACTTTATGGTATGCTAGTATCATGGAAAGAAAATGTAAGGGGTTCATTTTTCATAAATTTACTATATTTCAACCTTCTTTTCATAAGAGAAAGGAGTTGGTAGCTTGCCTCTTAGTTCACATTCTGAACGCCTAATGGGAACCACTATCACTATTTCATTAGTGGATGAGCGAGCTGATATCTTGCTCCAAAAATCCTTTGATTTGCTTAAAGAGCTTG
This portion of the Streptococcus mitis B6 genome encodes:
- the nox gene encoding H2O-forming NADH oxidase; this encodes MSKIVVVGANHAGTACINTMLDNFGNENEIVVFDQNSNISFLGCGMALWIGEQIDGAEGLFYSDKEKLEAKGAKVYMNSPVLSIDYDNKVVTAEVEGKEHKESYEKLIFATGSTPILPPIEGVEIVKGNREFKATLENVQFVKLYQNAEEVINKLADKSQHLDRIAVVGGGYIGVELAEAFERLGKEVVLVDIVDTVLNGYYDKDFTQMMAKNLEDHNIRLALGQTVKAIEGDGKVERLITDKETFDVDMVILAVGFRPNTALADGKIELFRNGAFLVDKKQETSLPGVFAVGDCATVYDNARKDTSYIALASNAVRTGIVGAYNACGHELEGIGVQGSNGISIYGLHMVSTGLTLEKAKAAGYNATETGFNDLQKPEFMKHDNHEVAIKIVFDKDSREILGAQMVSHDSAISMGIHMFSLAIQEHVQLINGLTDLFFLPHFNKPYNYITMAALTAEK